From Triticum aestivum cultivar Chinese Spring chromosome 4A, IWGSC CS RefSeq v2.1, whole genome shotgun sequence, a single genomic window includes:
- the LOC123086898 gene encoding protein JINGUBANG-like gives MGNHQKLLHFLRPDPAAVAACSPRSFSSSSASVSDDDGYSCSSYPTTDGDASPSRYGGSSTPPTPRSPWAHLPGLGAGGDVAEPGATDLIASLVKEDGHVYSLAATGDVLYTGTDSRNVRVWRDQRELAGFRTASGLVKAIVVAGDRRIFTGHQDGKVRVWRADADNPAVHRQVGSLPKLKDYLKSAVNPTSYVETQRRGRQRAVWLRHCDAVSSLSLDEGAGLLYSASWDRTFKVWRVSDSKCLESVSAHDDAVNTVAAAGFDSVVFTGSADGTVKVWRREMAAKGDATRHVLEKVLRKGEGAVTAIAVSPEDRVVYVGSSDGLVTYWHWVDGEARYGGVLKGHKMAVMCLAVAGNVVVSGSADRTLCVWRRDGAEHVGLAVLAGHTGPVKCVAMDEEAAAAGSGGDRRFVVYSGSLDGSVKVWRLSDAEAETATTVRVTERTAAAAPAQPSQVWRGQPAPSPYAEAWAPCQTPELKRVRVAAA, from the coding sequence ATGGGTAACCACCAGAAGCTGCTCCACTTCCTCCGGCCGGACCCGGCCGCGGTGGCCGCCTGCTCGCCGaggtccttctcctcctcctccgcatcCGTGTCGGACGATGACGGGTACAGCTGCTCGTCCTACCCCACCACGGACGGGGACGCCTCGCCGTCCCGCTACGGCGGCTCCTCCACCCCGCCCACGCCCAGGTCGCCGTGGGCGCACCTCCCGGGCCTCGGCGCCGGGGGTGATGTTGCCGAACCGGGGGCCACGGACCTCATCGCGTCGCTGGTCAAGGAGGACGGCCACGTCTACTCGCTGGCGGCGACCGGCGACGTTCTTTACACCGGCACCGACTCCCGGAACGTGCGCGTGTGGCGGGACCAGCGCGAGCTCGCCGGGTTCAGGACCGCCAGCGGCCTCGTCAAGGCCATCGTAGTGGCGGGCGACCGGCGCATCTTCACCGGCCATCAGGACGGCAAGGTGCGCGTGTGGCGCGCCGACGCGGACAACCCCGCCGTGCACCGCCAGGTGGGGTCGCTCCCGAAGCTCAAGGACTACCTCAAGAGCGCCGTCAACCCCACCAGCTACGTCGAGACGCAGCGCCGGGGGCGCCAGCGCGCGGTGTGGCTTCGGCACTGCGACGCCGTGTCCTCCCTCAGCCTCGACGAGGGCGCCGGGCTGCTCTACTCGGCCTCGTGGGACAGGACCTTCAAGGTGTGGCGCGTGTCCGACTCCAAGTGCCTCGAGTCCGTCAGCGCGCACGACGACGCCGTCAACACCGTGGCCGCCGCCGGGTTCGACAGCGTCGTGTTCACCGGGTCGGCCGACGGCACCGTCAAGGTGTGGCGGCGGGAGATGGCCGCGAAGGGCGACGCGACGAGGCATGTCCTGGAGAAGGTGCTGAGGAAGGGCGAGGGCGCGGTCACCGCCATCGCCGTGTCGCCCGAGGACCGCGTCGTGTACGTGGGCTCGTCGGACGGGCTGGTCACCTACTGGCACTGGGTCGACGGCGAGGCGAGATATGGTGGTGTGCTCAAGGGCCACAAGATGGCGGTGATGTGCCTGGCGGTGGCCGGCAACGTCGTCGTGAGCGGCTCGGCCGACCGGACCCTCTGCGTGTGGCGTCGCGACGGGGCAGAGCACGTGGGTCTCGCCGTTCTGGCCGGACACACCGGGCCCGTGAAGTGCGTCGCCATGGACGAGGAGGCCGCGGCCGCCGGTTCGGGCGGTGATCGGCGGTTCGTGGTGTACAGCGGAAGCCTGGACGGGTCGGTCAAGGTGTGGCGCCTGTCGGACGCGGAAGCAGAGACGGCCACGACAGTGCGGGTGACGGAGcgcacagcagcagcagcaccggcGCAGCCGTCGCAGGTGTGGAGAGGCCAGCCGGCCCCGTCGCCGTACGCGGAAGCGTGGGCGCCGTGCCAGACGCCGGAGCTGAAGCGCGTGCGCGTGGCAGCTGCGTGA
- the LOC123086897 gene encoding protein JINGUBANG → MGNHQKLLNFLRPEPAAVAACSPRSFSSSSASVSDDDGYSCSSYPTTDGDASPSRYCGSSTPPTPRSPWAHLPGLGAGGAVAESGATGLIASLVKEDGHVYSLAATGDVLYTGTDSRNVRVWRDQRELAGFRTASGLVKAIVVAHDGRIFTGHQDGKVRVWRADADNPAVHRQVGSLPKLKDYLKSAVNPTSYVETQRKGRQRAVWLRHSDAVSSLSLDEGAGLLYSASWDRTFKVWRVSDSKCLESVSAHDDAVNTVAAAGFDSVVFTGSADGTVKVWRRETAAKGDATKHVLEKVLREGESAVTAIAVSPEDRVVYVGSSDGLVTYWYWVDGEARYGGVLKGHKMAVMCLAVAGNVVVSGSADRTLCVWRRDGAEHVCLSVLAGHTGPVKCVAMDEEAAAGSGGDRRFVVYSGSLDGSVKVWRLSDAQAAPSQAWSGRPAPAPYAEAWAPPYQTVAKPKRVAAA, encoded by the coding sequence ATGGGTAACCACCAGAAGCTCCTCAACTTCCTCCGGCCGGAGCCGGCCGCGGTGGCCGCATGCTCGCCGaggtccttctcctcctcctccgcctctgtgTCGGACGATGACGGGTACAGCTGCTCGTCCTACCCCACCACGGACGGGGACGCCTCGCCGTCGCGCTACTGCGGCTCCTCCACCCCGCCCACGCCCAGGTCGCCGTGGGCGCACCTCCCGGGCCTCGGCGCCGGGGGCGCCGTCGCGGAATCGGGGGCCACGGGCCTCATCGCGTCGCTGGTCAAGGAGGACGGCCACGTCTACTCGCTGGCGGCGACCGGGGACGTTCTTTACACCGGAACCGACTCCCGGAACGTGCGCGTGTGGCGGGACCAGCGCGAGCTCGCCGGGTTCAGGACCGCCAGCGGCCTCGTCAAGGCCATCGTCGTCGCCCACGACGGCCGCATCTTCACCGGTCACCAGGACGGCAAGGTGCGCGTGTGGCGCGCCGACGCGGACAACCCCGCCGTGCACCGCCAGGTGGGGTCGCTCCCCAAGCTCAAGGACTACCTCAAGAGCGCGGTCAACCCCACCAGCTACGTCGAGACGCAGCGCAAGGGGCGCCAGCGCGCGGTGTGGCTTCGGCACTCGGACGCCGTGTCCTCCCTCAGCCTCGACGAGGGCGCCGGGCTGCTCTACTCGGCCTCGTGGGACAGGACCTTCAAGGTGTGGCGCGTGTCGGACTCCAAGTGCCTCGAGTCCGTCAGCGCGCACGACGACGCAGTGAACACCGTGGCCGCCGCCGGGTTCGACAGCGTCGTGTTCACCGGGTCCGCCGACGGCACCGTCAAGGTGTGGCGGCGGGAGACGGCCGCGAAGGGCGACGCGACGAAGCATGTCCTGGAGAAGGTGCTCAGGGAGGGCGAGAGCGCGGTCACCGCCATCGCCGTGTCGCCCGAGGACCGCGTCGTCTACGTGGGCTCGTCGGACGGGCTGGTCACCTACTGGTACTGGGTCGACGGCGAGGCGAGATACGGCGGCGTGCTCAAGGGCCACAAGATGGCGGTGATGTGCCTGGCGGTGGCCGGCAACGTCGTCGTCAGCGGCTCGGCCGACCGGACCCTCTGCGTCTGGCGGCGCGACGGGGCAGAGCACGTCTGCCTGAGCGTTCTGGCCGGACACACCGGACCCGTGAAGTGCGTCGCCATGGACGAGGAGGCGGCCGCCGGTTCGGGCGGGGATCGGCGGTTCGTGGTGTACAGCGGGAGCCTCGACGGGTCGGTCAAGGTCTGGCGCCTGTCGGACGCACAGGCTGCACCGTCGCAGGCATGGAGCGGCCGGCCGGCTCCGGCGCCGTACGCGGAGGCGTGGGCGCCGCCGTACCAGACGGTGGCGAAGCCGAAGCGCGTGGCAGCGGCGTGA
- the LOC123086899 gene encoding uncharacterized protein, with the protein MWRLPSGGARVKEEYDDAWSGVGYQPSPSSGGARVKDEFVSTLSAVAARSTGQSRSSSKQDTQRVFRIPHTAVLGMLLAHLGLSPAQYERVVHEDGKTHVVNCL; encoded by the exons ATGTGGAGGCTGCCGAGCGGCGGTGCTCGCGTGAAGGAGGAATATGATGATGCGTGGAGTGGCGTGGGGTACCAACCATCTCCATCGAGTGGCGGTGCTCGCGTGAAGGATGAGTTCGT TAGCACTCTCTCGGCTGTGGCTGCACGTTCAACTGGCCAGTCAAGGAGCTCCAGCAAGCAG GACACCCAGCGAGTGTTTAGGATCCCACACACGGCAGTTCTTGGCATGCTCCTGGCACACCTTGGACTATCACCGGCTCAGTATGAACGCGTTGTTCATGAGGACGGCAAGACCCATGTTGTAAATTGTCTGTAA